A region of Moorena producens PAL-8-15-08-1 DNA encodes the following proteins:
- a CDS encoding N-acetylneuraminate synthase family protein, with product MNRFELGSRKIGAEHPPLVIAEIGINHEGDVEKAIRMVDDAYGAGCECVKFQCHVIEDEMIPNDVVPGNANESIWEIMKRCALSEDEEVRLKAYVESKGMIYLCTPFSRAAAIRLEKMGVCGYKIGSGECNNYPLVKHIAAYGKPVILSTGMNNLASIMPAVDILREAGVPFAIMHCTSMYPTPYEKVRLGALSVLAEQFPDAVLGLSDHSLGNYTCFGAVSLGARILEKHFTSDKSWAGPDVPISIDPTELKELIHGSKVIYSALGGTKEVLPEEQPTINFAYACVVSIGEILPGERLTMENIWVKRPGTGQIKAVDFENLLGKRVRRHIPKDTQLDWVDVE from the coding sequence ATGAATAGATTTGAGCTGGGTAGCCGAAAAATTGGGGCGGAACATCCCCCGTTAGTTATTGCCGAAATCGGGATCAATCATGAAGGGGATGTTGAGAAAGCGATTCGCATGGTCGATGATGCCTATGGGGCGGGCTGTGAGTGTGTAAAGTTCCAGTGCCACGTCATTGAAGATGAGATGATTCCTAATGATGTGGTGCCGGGTAACGCCAATGAGAGTATTTGGGAGATCATGAAGCGTTGTGCCCTTTCCGAAGATGAAGAAGTTCGGCTCAAAGCCTATGTGGAGTCAAAGGGTATGATCTATCTGTGTACCCCTTTCTCACGAGCAGCTGCCATCCGCTTGGAAAAGATGGGGGTCTGTGGTTATAAAATCGGTTCTGGCGAGTGCAATAATTACCCGTTGGTCAAGCATATTGCTGCTTATGGTAAGCCTGTTATCCTCAGTACGGGGATGAATAATTTGGCCTCAATTATGCCAGCGGTGGACATCTTGCGAGAAGCGGGCGTCCCCTTTGCCATCATGCACTGCACCTCCATGTACCCGACGCCTTATGAGAAGGTTCGTTTGGGGGCATTATCGGTTCTGGCAGAACAGTTTCCGGACGCAGTGTTAGGTTTGAGCGATCATTCCCTTGGCAATTATACCTGTTTTGGGGCAGTGTCCTTGGGGGCTCGCATCTTGGAAAAGCACTTTACTTCTGATAAAAGCTGGGCAGGACCCGACGTTCCGATTTCGATTGATCCAACTGAACTAAAAGAGTTAATCCACGGCTCAAAGGTTATTTATAGCGCCTTGGGAGGCACAAAAGAGGTCTTGCCCGAAGAACAACCCACCATTAACTTTGCTTATGCTTGCGTGGTCTCAATAGGAGAGATATTGCCTGGAGAAAGGCTGACGATGGAAAATATTTGGGTTAAGCGTCCCGGTACAGGGCAGATTAAGGCCGTTGACTTTGAAAATCTGTTGGGTAAGAGAGTGCGACGGCATATTCCAAAAGACACGCAACTGGATTGGGTCGATGTGGAGTGA
- a CDS encoding polysialyltransferase family glycosyltransferase: protein MSSLLPEEENHLWLYTYPLFYQLSQSWKTLLIPELWSSIWYVNFQQKEACIIPQKLLRSPYNYHLTLSKSEGRMREKLDTLDSLSHIYIHSNLGQPVLRFLHQESQRRNCRFIYLEDGLGAYKPPQSVSTGTRTLNTIRWIKQQLYRGPIGIETIIGSIGTCLFLYLTNRQHIYSPYHNLMKFDEAYLMFPEKSPKVKFPGAIIHDLSQFVTPSQINELKQRANLSEYIDWSGQDEGKNSALFLSQSLAEDSLLKMEHQVDLTKGILEQLVRQYQLVFYKPHPRDSQAKTTAILSSVPTVKLFAEKVSLPVEIVLEEGQIQACYGIFSSALVYLPILSGIQTYSFFPWMVRELESMGVNPLVFKRFFECHQAQFEGETIWLEELAYE, encoded by the coding sequence GTGTCATCTTTATTGCCCGAAGAAGAAAACCATCTCTGGCTCTATACCTACCCGCTCTTTTATCAATTATCCCAGTCATGGAAAACTTTGCTGATTCCTGAGCTATGGTCAAGTATATGGTACGTCAACTTCCAGCAGAAAGAAGCTTGTATTATTCCTCAAAAGTTGTTGCGCTCTCCCTACAATTATCATCTCACCCTATCTAAGAGTGAAGGGAGGATGAGAGAAAAATTAGATACTCTGGACAGTCTCTCTCATATATACATCCATTCTAACCTTGGACAACCAGTGTTGCGCTTTTTACACCAAGAAAGCCAACGCCGAAACTGTCGTTTCATCTATTTAGAAGATGGGTTAGGTGCATATAAGCCTCCCCAGTCTGTTTCCACCGGAACCAGGACTCTAAACACCATCAGATGGATAAAACAACAGTTGTATCGAGGGCCTATAGGAATCGAGACCATTATAGGGAGTATAGGAACCTGCCTGTTCCTCTATCTAACAAATAGGCAGCATATCTATTCACCATATCATAATTTGATGAAATTTGATGAAGCCTATCTAATGTTTCCTGAAAAATCCCCAAAGGTTAAGTTTCCTGGTGCCATTATCCATGATTTATCTCAATTTGTGACCCCCAGTCAAATAAATGAGCTGAAACAGCGTGCTAACTTATCAGAATATATTGATTGGTCAGGACAAGATGAGGGCAAAAATTCAGCCCTCTTTTTATCTCAGTCTTTAGCAGAAGACTCTTTACTCAAGATGGAACATCAGGTGGATTTGACCAAGGGTATCCTGGAGCAGTTAGTTCGCCAATATCAGCTGGTTTTCTATAAACCCCATCCCCGGGACTCCCAGGCAAAAACAACGGCTATTTTGTCATCTGTACCTACGGTTAAGCTCTTTGCCGAAAAGGTATCATTGCCCGTTGAAATAGTCCTGGAAGAGGGTCAGATCCAGGCTTGCTATGGAATATTTTCATCAGCTTTGGTCTATCTGCCTATTTTGTCAGGTATTCAGACCTATTCTTTCTTCCCATGGATGGTGCGTGAGTTAGAATCTATGGGAGTGAACCCTTTGGTATTCAAGAGGTTTTTCGAGTGCCATCAGGCACAGTTTGAGGGAGAAACCATTTGGTTGGAGGAGTTGGCCTATGAATAG
- a CDS encoding class I SAM-dependent methyltransferase translates to MKQLLKAIADPIHSTRYLLARVKEFMPQSSERISRDAGDFWSRSDKSDRIKDFSHWLGEGRWSDEQRWTRVGQMNLERFEKLCLFANTTRPIRSMIEWGPGGGANAVQFCSEVETFIGVDISEANLAESQRQLESLGFDGFQAISIEAEKPEQVLEHVDSTIDFFLSTSVYQHFPSKDYGVRVTKLAYQLLSDQGVALIQIRYDDGSEKFKPKLRDYHQNAITFTSYHLDEFWDIAMSIGFKPLCITLGSSCYAYFFLKKQKIDSEFCTNNL, encoded by the coding sequence ATGAAACAATTACTAAAGGCGATCGCTGATCCAATTCATAGCACGAGGTATCTCTTAGCAAGGGTAAAGGAGTTCATGCCCCAGTCGTCGGAAAGAATCTCACGAGATGCGGGGGATTTTTGGAGTCGCAGCGATAAGAGCGACCGTATTAAAGACTTTTCTCACTGGCTGGGGGAAGGCAGATGGTCTGACGAACAACGTTGGACTCGGGTCGGGCAAATGAACTTGGAACGGTTTGAGAAACTATGTTTGTTTGCTAACACCACCAGACCCATTCGTAGCATGATTGAGTGGGGTCCTGGGGGCGGCGCGAATGCGGTACAATTTTGTTCAGAAGTCGAGACATTCATAGGCGTAGATATTTCGGAGGCTAATCTGGCTGAATCCCAGCGCCAACTGGAAAGTCTTGGCTTTGATGGGTTTCAGGCGATTTCGATTGAGGCTGAGAAACCAGAACAAGTCCTTGAGCATGTTGACTCTACCATAGACTTTTTTCTTTCCACCTCCGTTTATCAACACTTTCCGAGCAAAGACTATGGAGTACGAGTCACCAAGTTGGCTTATCAACTCCTATCTGATCAGGGTGTGGCCCTGATCCAAATCAGATACGATGATGGGTCTGAAAAATTTAAGCCCAAGCTGCGGGATTATCACCAAAATGCAATCACCTTCACCTCCTATCATCTCGACGAGTTTTGGGATATAGCGATGTCTATTGGTTTTAAACCATTGTGTATCACTTTGGGTAGCTCTTGCTATGCTTATTTCTTTCTCAAGAAGCAGAAAATAGACAGTGAATTTTGTACCAACAACTTATAA
- a CDS encoding cytidylyltransferase domain-containing protein, translating into MSKIIGLITARGGSKSIPRKNTTLLAGKPLIAWTIEAALQSHRLNRVMVSTDDEEIADVSKKWGAEVPFLRPAALAQDDSPHIPVLIHAVEWLEQVEGTTLDYLMLLQPTSPLRSAKDIDLGIELALAQNADSVVSVCEASTHPYFTRRITSDGKLQDFVQKPDGYLRRQVLPPAYAWNGAIFLVRRDILMEKQTLETNSTYAYVMTPEHSLEIDTPWDLYLADLILNNPAKH; encoded by the coding sequence ATGAGCAAAATTATTGGTTTGATTACGGCACGGGGTGGCTCGAAGTCCATTCCCCGTAAGAATACTACCTTGCTGGCGGGTAAGCCCCTAATTGCTTGGACAATCGAAGCGGCTTTACAAAGTCATAGGTTGAATCGTGTGATGGTTTCTACTGACGATGAAGAGATTGCTGACGTGTCGAAAAAGTGGGGGGCTGAGGTGCCATTCCTGCGCCCCGCAGCACTAGCGCAAGACGATTCACCTCACATTCCCGTGTTGATACATGCTGTCGAGTGGTTAGAACAAGTTGAAGGGACAACACTAGACTATCTGATGTTGTTGCAGCCGACTTCGCCGTTGCGTTCGGCTAAGGATATTGACTTAGGGATTGAATTGGCTTTGGCTCAGAATGCTGATAGTGTCGTCAGTGTCTGTGAGGCGTCCACCCATCCCTATTTTACGAGGCGGATCACGAGTGACGGTAAACTACAGGATTTTGTGCAAAAACCCGATGGCTACCTGCGCCGACAAGTGCTGCCGCCCGCCTATGCTTGGAATGGGGCGATATTTTTGGTACGGCGGGATATCTTAATGGAAAAGCAGACTTTGGAAACAAACTCTACTTATGCTTATGTGATGACACCTGAACACTCCCTAGAGATTGACACGCCTTGGGATTTGTACCTGGCGGATTTGATTTTGAATAATCCTGCAAAACATTGA